TCTCCTTTGAGGTTGGCAAGGGTGAGTTATTCGGAATCCTTGGTCCAAACGGAAGTGGGAAAACCACGCTGTTAAAAATGATCAGCGGCGCTTTGGATTTCAGTGCAGGTGCCATTGAGCTGGACGGCCGGCCATTGACCCAGTATTCACCGAAGCAGCTTGCCAGGATGATGGCTGTCCTGCCGCAGCATTCCGACCAGGCCTTCCCTTATAGTGTAAAAGAAACTGTTTCGCTCGGGCGCTATGCCCACCAAAAGGGCTGGTTCCACAGCTGGAGTGAGGAAGATGAGCAGATTGTCCTGAAGGTGATGGACCAGACAGGAATCACCCAACTCCAGGAAAAATCAATCGTAGAACTATCCGGCGGCGAAAAACAACGAGTCTATCTCGCCCAGGCACTGGCCCAGCAGCCGAGGATCCTGCTGCTCGATGAACCTACGAATCATCTTGACCTAAGTTTTCAAAAAGAGCTGCTGGACCTTTTGAAAAAATGGGCATCCGAAGAGGAGCTTACGGTCGTATCCATTTTCCATGACTTGAATCTGGCATCTTTATATTGTGACAGGCTGCTGTTAATGAAAAACGGAGAGGTGTTGATTGTCGACTCTCCTGTTGAAGTGTTAAAAGAAGAACGGATTAAGAGTGTTTATAAAACGCAAATCAAAAACCATCCGCATCCGGAAATCGCCAAGCCTCAATTGCTGCTCGTGCCGGAAACCGAGAGCGATCATGACGGTGTTTTTAAAATAGACGACAGATTTCTTGATGTGGGGCACGACCGTATCATCCTGCAGTCACCAGTAAAGTTGAGGACGATGTCTTCGGGAATTACCGGTGCCGGGATTGGATGGCACAGTTCGTTCGTGCATCGTGTTGTCCCGATGGAGTATGACTGCAGCGACCATAAGGCGGAGATGGCTCAGTACTTGCAGGACAAGAGATTCCTTCCAAGCGAAACGGTGGGGATGATGACGGCTGTTCCTGTTGAAACAGCATCATATCGCTCTTTTGAGACTGAGGGAATGTCGATTTTTATTATTGTCTCCGCAGGCAGCACCCATCGGGACAGCCCCCGGAATATCAATACCTGGCTGTTCATTAACGGCAGGATTTCTGAGGAGGCGTTTATCCAGAGCGCAATGACGGCGGCAGAAGCAAAAATAAGCGTCCTGCAGGAACTGGAAGGGAGCGGACCTGGATTTGCCGGCCAGCCAGCAGGCATTTCCACGGACAGTATCTGCATTGCCGCAACACAGCAAGGTGAAGAAATTTCCTATGCAGGCACTGCAACGCCTCTCGGCAAGCTAATCAGCGAGGGGATTTACACCTGCACAAAGGAAGCAATCCTAAACTATAGAAACAGCAAAAGCGCATTTAAGCTTCAATGAAGGAAACCGTTCACTTCGTCTCGAATTTATTCACAGAGGTGATGAGAATGGAAATGAAAATGGGCTATGTCATTCTATATGTTTCCAATCTGGAAAAAACAAAGCATTTTTACGGTGAGCTGCTAGGGCTTAAACTTCGAAATGAATTTGGGACCTACATCGAATATGAAACGGGTAACACCGTGCTGTCGATGAACACGAGAGAAAGCGGCCGTGAGATCACGACGCTGCCAATCCCGGATGGAATAAGGAAGGAACAAACCTTCGAGCTCGGATTCGTAACAGAGGACGTGAAGGACGCAGTAGAAAAACTGCGGGCCGCCGGAGTCCCAATCCTGCTCGAGCCAACCGAAAAACCATGGGGCCAGGTCGTCGCCTATGCAGCCGACCCGGATGGGCACTATATTGAAATATGCACTCCGATTGGTTGATAAAATCCCTGCAGCTCTAGAGCTGCAGGGATTTTTTTAAGCTCGGATTCGGGGAGAAATGTTACATAGAAAAGTATACAAATCAAAGCCTCCTAAATCCCCATAACAAATATTCCTTTTAAAAACCTTCAAGAAGCAGAACATGAATTGCGATTTTACATTTTAAGGTTTTTATCTTACCTGTATGAAAAATGAAGAATACCGTCGAATCTGTAAGAAAAGGAAACATTATAGCGCTTACATTATA
The window above is part of the Mesobacillus jeotgali genome. Proteins encoded here:
- a CDS encoding heme ABC transporter ATP-binding protein, with translation MITVKNLTGGYAGGEVLKGISFEVGKGELFGILGPNGSGKTTLLKMISGALDFSAGAIELDGRPLTQYSPKQLARMMAVLPQHSDQAFPYSVKETVSLGRYAHQKGWFHSWSEEDEQIVLKVMDQTGITQLQEKSIVELSGGEKQRVYLAQALAQQPRILLLDEPTNHLDLSFQKELLDLLKKWASEEELTVVSIFHDLNLASLYCDRLLLMKNGEVLIVDSPVEVLKEERIKSVYKTQIKNHPHPEIAKPQLLLVPETESDHDGVFKIDDRFLDVGHDRIILQSPVKLRTMSSGITGAGIGWHSSFVHRVVPMEYDCSDHKAEMAQYLQDKRFLPSETVGMMTAVPVETASYRSFETEGMSIFIIVSAGSTHRDSPRNINTWLFINGRISEEAFIQSAMTAAEAKISVLQELEGSGPGFAGQPAGISTDSICIAATQQGEEISYAGTATPLGKLISEGIYTCTKEAILNYRNSKSAFKLQ
- a CDS encoding VOC family protein, with amino-acid sequence MEMKMGYVILYVSNLEKTKHFYGELLGLKLRNEFGTYIEYETGNTVLSMNTRESGREITTLPIPDGIRKEQTFELGFVTEDVKDAVEKLRAAGVPILLEPTEKPWGQVVAYAADPDGHYIEICTPIG